A genomic window from Streptomyces brevispora includes:
- a CDS encoding GNAT family N-acetyltransferase, producing the protein MSTATMAAARAAADGYVLRTATPGDIDGARAVMLDTVYNDLRSGYVPRWHADIIDPEASYLRPERCTLLVVERDGEIVATGAVRDRGPQAPPNPQWVADRFPSGATAQLCRIYVRPEHRRHGLARRLVRELCDFVAGVGGYGAVYLHTDPAVPGAEPFWRSLAQEVCDERTMPGRGQSVVHFELPLPDAAR; encoded by the coding sequence ATGAGTACGGCGACGATGGCCGCTGCACGGGCCGCTGCCGACGGATACGTCCTGCGCACCGCCACCCCCGGTGACATCGACGGGGCGCGGGCCGTGATGCTCGACACCGTCTACAACGACCTGAGGTCCGGCTACGTGCCCCGCTGGCACGCCGACATCATCGACCCCGAGGCCAGTTATCTGCGGCCCGAGCGCTGCACTCTGCTGGTGGTCGAGCGCGACGGCGAGATCGTCGCGACGGGCGCCGTGCGCGACCGGGGGCCGCAGGCGCCGCCCAATCCGCAGTGGGTCGCGGACCGCTTCCCGTCCGGCGCCACCGCCCAGCTGTGCCGGATCTACGTCCGGCCGGAGCACCGCAGGCACGGGCTGGCGCGGCGGCTGGTGCGCGAGCTCTGCGACTTCGTCGCCGGCGTCGGCGGGTACGGGGCGGTCTATCTGCACACCGACCCCGCGGTGCCGGGCGCCGAGCCGTTCTGGCGCTCCCTCGCGCAGGAGGTGTGCGACGAGCGCACCATGCCCGGCCGCGGCCAGAGCGTCGTCCACTTCGAGTTGCCGCTGCCCGACGCCGCTCGCTGA
- a CDS encoding ABC transporter substrate-binding protein, which yields MPPSRLRRAALPLTAAALLVPLAAACSGGANDTNGAADGGQRLRVVMAFPPAQAMSPYGDDAVNLSRLAVIEGLTSLDREGAAKPALAASWKRESPKAWTFTLREASFQDGTKVDPAAVARSLNAAQKASPKPRVLSDTGITATAQGAGTVRIVTTEADPLLPQRLANPSLTILSAAAYRDGKVNPAGHATGPFTLAAVKGAVSATLERNDHYWGGKAKAPGADVTFVADGTARANALRTEAVDVAEYVPISQASLLGDRLVHGFPSARTNGLSLNTEHGVFADPAMRAAAREAIDSEALVKAVYEGRADSAQGLLGPGVPWAAAAREAPVDRAKAADKARIAKTKQIVLATYTNRPELPEVATVVQQQLQKRGFTVKQVVRDYAQLEADALAGKYDAFIQARNTLLDTADPVSYLASDFTCDGSFNISQLCDKRVDTDVNKAAEAAGTDARHRAAMTAEADILGTDALVPLLHERFVQGYDDSRVHGVALDPMERTLITADTRVG from the coding sequence ATGCCCCCGTCCCGACTCCGTCGCGCCGCGCTGCCGCTGACCGCGGCCGCCCTCCTCGTCCCGCTCGCCGCCGCCTGTTCCGGCGGCGCGAACGACACCAACGGCGCGGCGGACGGCGGGCAACGCCTCCGGGTCGTCATGGCCTTCCCGCCCGCACAGGCGATGTCCCCCTACGGCGACGACGCCGTCAACCTCAGCCGCCTCGCGGTCATCGAGGGCCTCACCTCCCTCGACCGCGAAGGCGCGGCGAAGCCGGCACTCGCCGCCTCGTGGAAGCGCGAGAGCCCGAAGGCATGGACCTTCACCCTGCGCGAGGCGTCCTTCCAGGACGGCACGAAGGTCGACCCGGCCGCCGTCGCCCGGTCCCTGAACGCCGCTCAGAAGGCCTCGCCCAAGCCGCGCGTGCTGTCCGACACCGGCATCACCGCAACGGCCCAGGGCGCCGGCACCGTACGCATCGTCACCACCGAGGCGGACCCGCTGCTGCCCCAGCGCCTCGCCAACCCCTCCCTCACGATCCTGTCCGCCGCCGCATACCGGGACGGCAAGGTGAACCCGGCCGGGCACGCCACCGGTCCCTTCACCCTCGCCGCGGTCAAGGGCGCCGTCAGCGCCACGCTGGAGCGCAACGACCACTACTGGGGCGGCAAGGCCAAGGCCCCCGGTGCCGACGTGACCTTCGTGGCCGACGGCACCGCCCGCGCCAACGCCCTGCGCACCGAGGCCGTCGACGTCGCCGAGTACGTACCGATCTCGCAGGCCTCCCTCCTCGGCGACCGGCTCGTCCACGGATTCCCCTCCGCCCGCACCAACGGCCTCTCCCTCAACACGGAGCACGGCGTCTTCGCCGACCCCGCGATGCGTGCGGCGGCCCGCGAGGCCATCGACTCCGAGGCCCTCGTCAAGGCCGTCTACGAGGGCCGCGCCGACAGCGCACAGGGCCTCCTCGGACCCGGCGTGCCGTGGGCCGCCGCCGCCCGCGAGGCCCCGGTCGACCGGGCGAAGGCCGCGGACAAGGCGCGGATCGCGAAGACGAAGCAGATCGTCCTCGCCACCTACACCAACCGGCCCGAACTCCCCGAGGTCGCCACCGTCGTCCAGCAGCAGCTCCAGAAGCGCGGCTTCACGGTCAAGCAGGTCGTCCGCGACTACGCCCAGCTGGAGGCCGACGCCCTCGCCGGCAAGTACGACGCCTTCATCCAGGCCCGCAACACCCTCCTGGACACCGCGGACCCCGTCTCCTACCTCGCGTCCGACTTCACCTGCGACGGCAGCTTCAACATCTCGCAGCTCTGCGACAAGCGCGTCGACACCGACGTGAACAAGGCCGCGGAAGCCGCCGGAACCGACGCCCGCCACCGCGCCGCGATGACCGCCGAGGCCGACATCCTCGGCACCGACGCCCTCGTACCGCTCCTCCACGAACGCTTCGTCCAGGGCTACGACGACAGCCGCGTCCACGGCGTCGCGCTCGACCCGATGGAACGCACCCTCATCACCGCAGACACCCGCGTCGGGTGA
- a CDS encoding ABC transporter permease subunit, whose amino-acid sequence MKYLAGRLAALLAVLAVIGLLPRLTRTDPALTILRARYAERPPTPETLDAIRAETGLDGGPLHILGSWFGGLLHGDLGTSWVSGQPVAPDAISALGVSLTLMGASLAVALLLAAALAARTLRRGAGRRIVTARAGVGAAVLAAFPEFLIAAVLAAVVAVRLDWLPALGWGTPAQTVLPALAMGIPAGALLGRLLDDALPAAYAEPWARAATAGGLPGPRIARHALRRTLPGLLPQLGLIVVGLTGGAVAVETLYTIPGLGGSALAAALAQDLPVLQACVLMLLLLGVTAGLAARLATRTLLGPALRDGALPALLPPVLPARRLLTAAVLVLAALLAAVTVAGLLRDPLQIDAAARLAGPSAAHPFGTDSLGRDVLARLGHGAARTVLTAVAVSAATLLLGLALGAVRAGALTETANALPAILTGLVVAGVAGPGPWSAAAAVTAVAWAPIAAHTSALYAQERAAPHIAAARALGAGRAHLLRRHVLPGVLPPVVRHAVVRVPAIALALASLGFLGLGTAPPSPEWGRMLSENLPYAERAPWSVLAPAAALAALGATAVLTATAVRGARSRGAGSRKGAA is encoded by the coding sequence GTGAAGTACCTCGCCGGACGGCTCGCCGCGCTCCTCGCGGTCCTCGCCGTCATCGGCCTGCTGCCCCGGCTGACCCGCACCGACCCCGCCCTCACGATCCTGCGCGCCCGGTACGCCGAGCGGCCGCCCACCCCCGAGACCCTCGACGCCATCCGCGCCGAAACCGGCCTCGACGGCGGCCCGCTCCACATCCTCGGCAGCTGGTTCGGCGGACTCCTCCACGGCGACCTCGGCACCTCCTGGGTCTCCGGGCAGCCCGTCGCCCCCGACGCGATATCCGCCCTGGGCGTCTCGCTCACCCTCATGGGCGCCTCCCTCGCCGTCGCGCTGCTCCTCGCCGCGGCCCTCGCCGCCCGGACCCTGCGACGCGGGGCGGGGCGCCGCATCGTCACCGCCCGCGCGGGCGTCGGCGCGGCCGTTCTCGCCGCCTTCCCCGAGTTCCTGATCGCCGCCGTCCTCGCCGCCGTCGTCGCCGTCCGGCTCGACTGGCTCCCCGCGCTCGGCTGGGGCACCCCCGCGCAGACGGTGCTGCCCGCCCTCGCCATGGGCATCCCCGCAGGCGCCCTGCTCGGCCGGCTGCTGGACGACGCGCTGCCCGCCGCGTACGCCGAACCCTGGGCGCGGGCCGCCACCGCCGGCGGACTGCCTGGACCCCGCATCGCCCGCCACGCCCTGCGCCGCACCCTGCCCGGCCTGCTGCCCCAGCTCGGCCTGATCGTCGTCGGGCTCACCGGCGGCGCCGTCGCCGTCGAAACCCTCTACACGATCCCCGGCCTGGGCGGCAGCGCACTGGCCGCCGCACTCGCCCAGGACCTCCCGGTCCTCCAGGCCTGCGTCCTGATGCTGCTGCTCCTCGGCGTGACCGCGGGACTGGCCGCCCGCCTCGCCACCCGCACCCTGCTCGGCCCCGCCCTGCGCGACGGCGCACTGCCCGCACTCCTGCCGCCCGTCCTCCCGGCCCGCCGGCTGCTGACCGCGGCCGTCCTCGTCCTGGCCGCGCTCCTCGCCGCCGTCACCGTCGCCGGACTCCTGCGCGACCCCCTCCAGATCGACGCCGCGGCCCGCCTCGCCGGACCGTCCGCCGCCCACCCCTTCGGCACCGACTCCCTCGGCCGCGACGTCCTCGCCCGCCTCGGACACGGAGCCGCCCGCACCGTCCTCACCGCCGTCGCCGTGTCCGCCGCCACCCTGCTCCTCGGCCTCGCCCTCGGAGCCGTACGCGCCGGAGCGCTCACCGAGACCGCCAACGCGCTGCCCGCGATCCTCACCGGCCTCGTCGTCGCCGGTGTCGCCGGACCCGGCCCCTGGAGCGCCGCGGCCGCCGTCACCGCCGTCGCCTGGGCCCCCATCGCCGCCCACACCAGCGCCCTGTACGCCCAGGAACGCGCCGCCCCGCACATCGCCGCCGCCCGCGCCCTGGGCGCCGGGCGCGCACACCTGCTGCGCCGTCACGTGCTGCCCGGCGTGCTGCCCCCCGTCGTCCGCCACGCCGTCGTGCGCGTCCCCGCCATCGCGCTGGCCCTCGCCTCCCTCGGCTTCCTCGGCCTCGGCACCGCGCCCCCGTCACCCGAATGGGGCCGGATGCTCTCCGAGAACCTCCCCTACGCGGAACGCGCCCCCTGGTCCGTACTCGCCCCCGCCGCCGCCCTCGCCGCCCTCGGCGCGACGGCCGTCCTCACGGCCACCGCCGTACGGGGCGCACGAAGCCGGGGCGCGGGAAGCCGCAAGGGCGCCGCGTGA
- the cysS gene encoding cysteine--tRNA ligase gives MTIRLYDTSARQIRDFVPLAAGCVSIYLCGATVQAAPHIGHIRSGLNFDIMRRWFEYRGYDVTFVRNVTDIDDKIITKSAQQGRPWWAIGYENERAFNAGYDALGCLPPTYEPRATGHITEMIEMMRGLIERGHAYAADGNVYFDVRSFPGYLSLSNQSLDDLRQPSGDGETGKRDQRDFAMWKASKPGEPSWETPWGRGRPGWHLECSAMVHKYLGTAFDIHGGGIDLIFPHHENEIAQAKAYGDEFAKYWVHNGWVTMSGEKMSKSLGNSVLVSEMVKDWRPIVLRYYLGTPHYRSMIEYSEEALREAESAFARIEGFVQRVTEKAGETVEPAAEVPPAFAEAMDDDLGVPQALAIVHTTVRQGNSALAADDKEAAVARLAEVRAMLGVLGLDPLDDHWAGESDRGDDLHGVVDTLVRLVLDQRQSARDRKDWTAADAIRDQLNQSGLVIEDSPAGPRWTLGPRQ, from the coding sequence GTGACTATTCGCCTGTACGACACCAGCGCCCGGCAGATCCGTGACTTCGTCCCGCTCGCAGCGGGCTGCGTCTCGATCTACCTCTGTGGCGCCACTGTCCAGGCCGCCCCGCACATCGGGCACATCAGGTCCGGACTGAACTTCGACATCATGCGCCGCTGGTTCGAGTACCGCGGCTACGACGTGACGTTCGTCCGGAACGTCACCGACATCGACGACAAGATCATCACGAAGTCGGCCCAACAGGGCCGCCCGTGGTGGGCCATCGGCTACGAGAACGAGCGGGCGTTCAACGCCGGCTACGACGCGCTGGGCTGCCTCCCGCCCACGTACGAGCCCCGCGCCACCGGCCACATCACCGAGATGATCGAGATGATGCGCGGCCTCATCGAGCGCGGTCACGCCTACGCCGCCGACGGCAACGTCTACTTCGACGTGCGCTCGTTCCCCGGCTACCTGTCCCTCTCCAACCAGTCCCTGGACGATCTGCGCCAGCCCTCCGGCGACGGCGAGACCGGCAAGCGCGACCAGCGCGACTTCGCCATGTGGAAGGCGTCCAAGCCCGGCGAGCCCAGCTGGGAGACCCCCTGGGGCCGCGGCCGCCCCGGCTGGCACCTCGAATGCTCCGCCATGGTCCACAAGTACCTCGGCACCGCCTTCGACATCCACGGCGGCGGCATCGACCTGATCTTCCCGCACCACGAGAACGAGATCGCCCAGGCCAAGGCCTACGGCGACGAGTTCGCGAAGTACTGGGTGCACAACGGCTGGGTCACCATGTCCGGCGAGAAGATGTCGAAGTCGCTCGGCAACTCCGTACTCGTCAGCGAGATGGTCAAGGACTGGCGCCCCATCGTGCTGCGCTACTACCTCGGCACCCCGCACTACCGGTCCATGATCGAGTACAGCGAGGAGGCCCTGCGCGAGGCCGAGTCCGCGTTCGCGCGGATCGAGGGCTTCGTCCAGCGCGTCACCGAGAAGGCCGGCGAGACGGTCGAGCCGGCCGCCGAGGTGCCGCCCGCGTTCGCCGAGGCGATGGACGACGACCTGGGCGTCCCGCAGGCCCTCGCGATCGTCCACACCACCGTCCGCCAGGGCAACTCCGCCCTCGCCGCCGACGACAAGGAAGCCGCGGTCGCACGCCTCGCCGAGGTCCGTGCCATGCTCGGGGTACTCGGCCTCGACCCGCTCGACGACCACTGGGCCGGCGAGAGCGACCGCGGCGACGACCTCCACGGCGTCGTCGACACCCTCGTACGACTCGTCCTCGACCAGCGCCAGAGCGCCCGCGACCGCAAGGACTGGACCGCGGCCGACGCCATCCGCGACCAGCTCAACCAGTCCGGGCTCGTCATCGAGGACAGCCCCGCCGGACCACGGTGGACACTCGGCCCGCGCCAGTAG
- the rlmB gene encoding 23S rRNA (guanosine(2251)-2'-O)-methyltransferase RlmB: MAGNSQRRNRRTSNKKGMQVGSGGNRRRALEGRGPTPPAEDRKKHKKNRIATAKAKHAVNRRPAPRRGGAKGTSEMVVGRNPVFEALRDGVPATTLYVQQYIDNDERVREALQLAGQRGNINLMEAPRPELDRMTNGLNHQGLVLQVPPYEYAEPQDLTAAAYDNGEDPLIVALDGVTDPRNLGAIVRSVSAFGGHGVVVPERRAAGMTAGAWKSSAGTAARTPVSRVTNLTRALEAYKKEGITVVGLAADGEHTVEDLEALGGPVVIVIGSEGKGLGRLVGETCDYRVRISMPGGAESLNAGVAAGIVMYEVARRRA, encoded by the coding sequence ATGGCCGGGAACAGCCAGCGCAGGAACCGCCGCACGTCCAACAAGAAGGGCATGCAGGTCGGCAGCGGCGGTAACCGACGCCGTGCTCTCGAAGGCAGGGGACCGACGCCGCCCGCCGAGGACCGCAAGAAGCACAAGAAGAACCGCATCGCGACCGCCAAGGCCAAGCACGCCGTCAACCGCCGTCCCGCGCCCAGGCGCGGCGGCGCCAAGGGCACCTCCGAGATGGTCGTCGGCCGCAACCCGGTCTTCGAGGCGCTGCGCGACGGCGTCCCCGCCACCACCCTGTACGTCCAGCAGTACATCGACAACGACGAGCGGGTCCGCGAGGCCCTCCAGCTCGCCGGCCAGCGCGGCAACATCAACCTGATGGAGGCCCCGCGCCCCGAGCTCGACCGGATGACGAACGGCCTGAACCACCAGGGCCTCGTCCTCCAGGTCCCGCCGTACGAGTACGCGGAGCCGCAGGACCTCACCGCCGCCGCGTACGACAACGGCGAGGACCCGCTGATCGTCGCCCTCGACGGCGTCACCGACCCGCGCAACCTCGGCGCCATCGTCCGCTCCGTCTCCGCGTTCGGCGGCCACGGCGTGGTCGTGCCCGAGCGCCGCGCCGCCGGAATGACCGCCGGAGCCTGGAAGTCCTCCGCCGGAACGGCCGCCCGCACCCCGGTCTCCCGGGTGACGAACCTGACCCGCGCGCTGGAGGCGTACAAGAAGGAAGGCATCACCGTCGTCGGCCTGGCCGCCGACGGCGAGCACACCGTCGAGGACCTGGAGGCACTCGGCGGCCCCGTCGTCATCGTCATCGGCAGCGAGGGCAAGGGCCTCGGCCGCCTCGTCGGCGAGACCTGCGACTACCGGGTCCGCATCTCGATGCCCGGCGGCGCCGAGTCCCTGAACGCCGGTGTCGCGGCCGGCATCGTGATGTACGAGGTCGCCCGCCGCCGCGCCTGA
- a CDS encoding DoxX family membrane protein, which produces MTKVDCDPAQVIVNHASFRVQLAPGQRARLRGVTPAGAPRIPAMSGPGAGRGRRAPVVWSGRSAPGDPGATGLLQAVRNSTAGRPGGTGRPDTAYDPYEPYTSYEREGGRGAGTQVIPRLDETQPNPVIGGPRSGGPLLPPMRQAVGAFDPVETGTGRYAADGYGADGYGGDGYERDRSRDDDFDDFDVTDSRDRRQSADTVRHAYYPGRRMNLGVVLLPMRVFLGFISIYAGMGKLCDPVYFDGGDRGSMVKWLTSLHPWALAEPLRDFALSHPVGAGLTIAFLQVVVGVLTVLGLWQRVAASVGALLSAALLVTVSWRTVPVYDAPDIIYLAAWSPLVIAGAPVYSVDGRLAGEAWRKLGPRTEIWDLRRRVLRRGAVVATVVVGLTLLIGSMLGGAVRSSGVVTVPGPNGVPTNQLPGSPLPGESRSGKASRTPAGRQPAPSRSTTPRTPSAKASTPATDTVRESGRATAGTGRPSQTSETGQTQGTGRQQPPQQTTPQQPPTTSSGPSSSGPAGDSTAGGSDPGTGSTGSTGSTDGSAGASGRNPIGGLLG; this is translated from the coding sequence ATGACCAAGGTGGACTGCGACCCTGCGCAGGTCATCGTCAACCACGCCAGCTTCCGGGTGCAGCTCGCACCCGGCCAGCGCGCACGGCTGCGCGGTGTGACCCCCGCCGGTGCGCCCAGGATCCCCGCCATGAGCGGCCCCGGAGCGGGGCGCGGTCGGCGCGCCCCCGTCGTGTGGAGCGGCAGGTCCGCCCCCGGCGATCCCGGCGCCACCGGACTGCTCCAGGCCGTACGGAACTCCACCGCGGGCCGACCGGGCGGCACGGGACGCCCCGACACCGCGTACGACCCCTACGAGCCGTACACCTCGTACGAACGCGAAGGCGGTCGCGGAGCCGGCACCCAGGTCATCCCGCGCCTCGACGAGACCCAGCCCAACCCCGTCATCGGCGGCCCCCGGAGCGGCGGGCCGCTGCTGCCCCCCATGCGGCAGGCCGTCGGCGCCTTCGACCCCGTCGAGACCGGCACCGGCCGGTACGCCGCGGACGGGTACGGCGCGGACGGGTACGGCGGCGACGGATACGAACGGGACCGGAGCCGGGACGACGACTTCGACGACTTCGACGTCACCGACAGCCGCGACCGGCGCCAGAGCGCCGACACGGTCCGGCACGCGTACTACCCCGGCCGCCGGATGAACCTCGGCGTCGTCCTCCTGCCCATGCGCGTCTTCCTCGGCTTCATCTCCATCTACGCCGGCATGGGCAAGCTCTGCGACCCCGTCTACTTCGACGGCGGCGACCGCGGCTCCATGGTCAAGTGGCTGACCTCACTGCACCCCTGGGCCCTCGCCGAACCCCTCCGCGACTTCGCGCTCTCCCACCCCGTGGGTGCCGGGCTCACCATCGCCTTCCTCCAGGTCGTCGTCGGAGTCCTCACCGTCCTCGGCCTCTGGCAGCGCGTCGCCGCCTCGGTCGGCGCCCTCCTGTCCGCCGCCCTCCTCGTCACCGTCAGCTGGCGCACCGTCCCCGTCTACGACGCGCCGGACATCATCTACCTCGCCGCCTGGAGCCCCCTGGTCATCGCGGGCGCCCCCGTCTACTCCGTCGACGGACGCCTCGCCGGGGAAGCGTGGCGCAAGCTCGGCCCCCGCACCGAGATCTGGGACCTCCGCCGCCGCGTACTGCGGCGCGGCGCCGTCGTCGCCACCGTCGTCGTCGGCCTCACCCTGCTCATCGGCTCCATGCTCGGCGGCGCCGTCCGCTCCTCCGGAGTCGTCACGGTTCCCGGGCCCAACGGAGTCCCGACCAACCAGCTCCCCGGCTCCCCGCTCCCCGGGGAATCCCGCAGCGGCAAGGCCTCCCGGACCCCGGCCGGCCGGCAGCCCGCCCCGTCCCGCAGCACCACTCCCCGTACCCCGTCCGCCAAGGCCTCCACGCCCGCCACCGACACCGTCCGGGAGTCGGGCCGGGCCACGGCCGGCACGGGCCGGCCGAGCCAGACCAGCGAGACCGGCCAGACCCAGGGGACCGGTCGGCAGCAGCCCCCGCAGCAGACCACCCCCCAGCAGCCCCCGACCACCAGCTCCGGCCCCAGCTCCTCCGGCCCCGCCGGAGACTCCACGGCAGGCGGCTCGGACCCCGGGACCGGCTCCACCGGCTCCACCGGCTCCACGGACGGCTCGGCCGGAGCAAGCGGCCGCAATCCCATCGGCGGCCTCCTCGGCTGA
- a CDS encoding nucleotidyltransferase family protein: MHTFPTQAVILAGGQGSRLRPYTDDRPKPMVEIPGTGTPIIGHQLSWLAAEGVTDAVVSCGHLAEVLQEWLDAAVLPLRVTTVVESEPLGRGGGLKYAAARLPDPEQPWYATNGDIWTRFSLREMAAFHAERDATATLALARPRIPWGAVETDAFGHITDFIESPPSPYLINAGVYVFSPAFTALLPNLGDHERTTFPRLARERRLAGYPLPHGAYWRAIDTAKDLTEAAKELDDRR, translated from the coding sequence ATGCATACGTTTCCGACGCAGGCCGTGATCCTGGCGGGTGGCCAGGGGTCACGGCTGCGCCCGTACACCGATGACCGCCCCAAGCCGATGGTCGAGATCCCTGGTACCGGGACTCCGATCATCGGCCATCAGCTTTCCTGGCTGGCCGCCGAGGGCGTGACCGATGCGGTGGTGTCGTGCGGACATCTGGCCGAGGTGCTCCAGGAGTGGCTGGACGCCGCGGTGCTGCCGCTGCGGGTCACGACGGTGGTGGAGTCCGAGCCGCTGGGGCGTGGTGGCGGGCTGAAGTACGCGGCGGCCCGGCTGCCCGATCCGGAGCAGCCCTGGTACGCGACCAACGGTGACATCTGGACGCGTTTCTCGTTGCGTGAGATGGCCGCGTTCCACGCGGAGCGTGATGCGACCGCGACGCTGGCCCTGGCCCGTCCGCGGATTCCGTGGGGTGCGGTGGAGACGGACGCGTTCGGGCACATCACCGACTTCATCGAATCGCCGCCGTCGCCGTATCTGATCAACGCGGGGGTGTACGTGTTCTCGCCCGCGTTCACGGCGTTGCTGCCGAACCTCGGTGATCACGAGCGGACGACGTTCCCGCGGCTGGCGCGGGAACGCAGGCTGGCCGGTTACCCGTTGCCGCACGGGGCGTACTGGCGGGCCATCGACACCGCCAAGGACCTGACGGAGGCGGCGAAGGAGCTGGACGACAGGCGGTAG
- a CDS encoding ABC transporter ATP-binding protein, which yields MASVTFDKASRVYPGSTKPAVDQLEIDIEDGEFLVLVGPSGCGKSTSLRMLAGLEDVNGGAIRIGDRDVTHLPPKDRDIAMVFQNYALYPHMSVADNMGFALKIAGINKTEIRAKVEEAAKMLDLTEYLDRKPKALSGGQRQRVAMGRAIVREPQVFLMDEPLSNLDAKLRVSTRTQIASLQRRLGITTVYVTHDQVEALTMGDRVAVLKDGLLQQVDSPRNMYDKPANLFVAGFIGSPAMNLIEVPITDGGVKFGNSVVPVSRAALTAAADRGDTTVTVGIRPEHFDIVEHGGAAAKSLTKDSADAPAGLAVSVNVVEELGADGFVYGAAEVGGEHKDLVVRVGGRAVPEKGTKLHVVPRPDELHVFASSTGERLTD from the coding sequence ATGGCCAGTGTCACGTTCGACAAGGCGTCCCGCGTATACCCCGGCTCCACGAAGCCCGCGGTTGACCAGCTCGAGATCGACATCGAGGACGGCGAGTTCCTCGTCCTCGTCGGTCCTTCCGGTTGTGGCAAGTCGACCTCCCTGCGCATGCTCGCGGGTCTTGAGGACGTCAACGGTGGCGCGATCCGCATCGGTGACCGCGACGTCACGCACCTGCCGCCGAAGGACCGGGACATCGCGATGGTGTTCCAGAACTACGCGCTCTACCCGCACATGTCCGTCGCGGACAACATGGGCTTCGCGCTGAAGATCGCCGGTATCAACAAGACCGAGATCCGGGCGAAGGTCGAAGAGGCCGCCAAGATGCTGGACCTCACCGAGTACCTGGACCGCAAGCCGAAGGCGCTCTCCGGTGGTCAGCGTCAGCGTGTCGCGATGGGCCGCGCCATCGTGCGTGAGCCGCAGGTCTTCCTCATGGACGAGCCGCTGTCGAACCTCGACGCCAAGCTCCGTGTCTCCACCCGTACGCAGATCGCCTCGCTCCAGCGCCGGCTGGGCATCACGACCGTGTACGTCACGCACGACCAGGTCGAGGCCCTGACCATGGGTGACCGTGTCGCGGTCCTCAAGGACGGTCTGCTGCAGCAGGTCGACTCGCCGCGCAACATGTACGACAAGCCTGCGAACCTCTTCGTGGCCGGCTTCATCGGCTCCCCGGCCATGAACCTGATCGAGGTCCCGATCACCGACGGTGGCGTGAAGTTCGGCAACAGCGTCGTCCCGGTCTCCCGTGCCGCGCTCACCGCCGCCGCCGACCGCGGCGACACGACCGTCACGGTCGGCATCCGCCCCGAGCACTTCGACATCGTCGAGCACGGCGGCGCCGCCGCGAAGTCCCTCACCAAGGACTCCGCAGACGCCCCGGCCGGCCTGGCCGTCTCGGTCAACGTCGTCGAGGAGCTCGGCGCCGACGGCTTCGTCTACGGCGCTGCCGAGGTCGGTGGCGAGCACAAGGACCTCGTCGTCCGTGTCGGCGGCCGTGCGGTCCCGGAGAAGGGCACCAAGCTGCACGTCGTGCCGCGCCCGGACGAGCTGCACGTCTTCGCGAGCTCGACGGGTGAGCGTCTCACCGACTGA
- a CDS encoding RNA-guided endonuclease InsQ/TnpB family protein yields MTDTADRPARVTGDGAKRIKREALGIADRKKHHGRAATAMKSRAMEPGTRQRVYRYRFYPAPSQAEQLKKTFGACRWVYNEGLALRAGAWERHRVSVGFAETCRALTGWRQAPETSWLGEVSSTVLQQSLRHLDGAFTRFFKQSAKHPRQKRKHRSRDSATYVRTGFRWVEDPERPGTGLVTLAKQSLPLDVRWSRPLPAGVTPVKLSVTRDRAAVSGPAREHSAAKNY; encoded by the coding sequence ATGACGGACACCGCAGACCGGCCGGCACGCGTGACGGGTGACGGTGCCAAGCGCATCAAGCGCGAGGCACTGGGCATCGCCGACCGCAAGAAGCACCACGGCCGGGCGGCGACCGCCATGAAGAGCAGAGCCATGGAACCCGGCACCCGGCAGCGCGTCTACCGGTACCGCTTCTATCCGGCCCCATCGCAGGCCGAGCAGCTGAAGAAGACCTTCGGGGCCTGTCGCTGGGTCTACAACGAGGGGCTGGCACTGCGAGCAGGCGCCTGGGAACGGCATCGGGTGTCGGTGGGGTTCGCCGAGACCTGCCGTGCGTTGACGGGGTGGCGGCAGGCGCCGGAGACGTCCTGGCTGGGTGAGGTGTCGTCGACGGTGCTGCAGCAGTCATTGCGGCATCTGGACGGGGCCTTCACCCGGTTCTTCAAGCAGTCGGCGAAGCATCCGCGGCAAAAGAGGAAGCATCGGTCACGGGATTCGGCGACGTACGTCCGGACCGGCTTCCGGTGGGTGGAGGACCCGGAGCGGCCCGGCACGGGGCTGGTGACGCTGGCGAAGCAGTCGCTGCCGTTGGACGTGCGATGGTCTCGGCCGCTGCCGGCGGGGGTGACACCCGTGAAGTTGTCGGTGACGCGGGACCGGGCGGCGGTTTCCGGTCCCGCCAGGGAACATTCCGCCGCCAAGAACTACTGA